The genomic stretch CCCAGTGGCATGAGGGAAAGGGAAGTTGGGCATAAAGCACTTAAGAAAGCGAAACTCACTATTACCAGTGCCAGTGGCTGAACATATTTCGTATGGACAAGGCTGAGATAAGGATCCATTGCCTCGTCCTTGTACCAGGTTGTTAGAGAAATTACAGTCATCATAGAAATGCTCTCGAATTGTGAACTTTTCTCTATATTTAATCTTTTGGTAGACCTGTATAATGAAGATCACTAtgacagagaggagaaagagaaaggaaaggatggCCAGAGAAATGATCAAGTATTTAGTGGATGGATTTACCTTTCTAGAATGCTTGATTGGATCCTGGAACTGCAGATAGGGCTCTGAAAAGCCATCTACCAGCAGGATGTTGAGTGAGACAGTAGTGGAAAGAGCTGGTTGGCCGTGATCCTGAACAAGAATGATCAATTTCTGCATCATGGAGTCTCTCTCAGATATCTGCCGTAATGTACGgatttctccattttgtctttGAACAGAAAATAACCCAAGATCAGTGGCCTTAAGTAGATGATATGAAAGCCAAGAATTCTGACCTGAGTCACCATCCACAGCCACCACTTTTGTCACCAGGTAGCCTGCCTCTGCAGACCTGGGTACCAGGTCATTGCAGGGCAAGGTGCCATTTTGCAGTGGGTATAAGATCATTGGACGATTGTCATTGTCATCTAGGACAACCACTCTGACAGTAACTTGGCTACTCAGTGACAGGAAGCCCCCATCAGTTGCCTTTACCACAAATTGAAAATCTTGAATGGCCTCATAATCCATGGTTCTCAGTGCGTAGAGCTTCCCATTGTCTGAATTTATGGATATGTAAGCAAAGACTGATAGATCTCCGTTTTTTGGAGGCAACAGAGAATATGTTATTTGGGCATTCTCACCCAAATCAAGATCCTCAGCATGGACTTTGCCAATAAAAACCGCAGGACTATTGTTTTCTCGAACAGTCAAGATATAGGAATCTTCCCGAAATATTGGAGGATTGTCATTAACGTCGGATATTAGCACCTCTATCATAGTCTCGGTGGACAAGCTGGGTGGTCCAGTATCCATGGCAACAAGGGTGATATTATAGCCTGAGACCTCCTCCCGATCCAAGCTTCTGTCAGTGACCAGCGAGTAAGAATTCCCGAATGTAGGTTTGATTACAAAGGGAAGGTCTTCTCTGAGGAAGCAGGTGACTTTTCCTCCCACTTGAAAGTCCCGGTCTCTAATAGTGAAAAGGGCTACTACTGTCTGTGGTGGTGAGTCTTCAGGGAGTGGGCTGGACACAGAGGAGACCATCACTTCGGGAGGATTGTCATTCACATCCACCACTTCTACCAGGACTTTGCTGTGGGCAGAGAGGCCTCCACCATCTGTAGCTTGAATGTCAATGTCGTATGTTTCAATGGCTTCAAAATCTAGGGGTCCCCTTAGTCGAACCTCTCCAGTTTGAGGGTCAATCTGAAACGTCTTGAGAATTGCTTCTGAGTTTTGAGCTAAAGAGTAAGTTATCGCTTTGTTGGTGCCCTCGTCTAGGTCCATGGCACTCACCGTGGCCACCAAAGAGCCATTGGGGCTGTTCTCTGATACCTGGGCTCGGTACACCAGTCGCGAGAACTGGGGCACGTGGTCGTTGACATCCAGAACCACCACGTGGATGTGAGCTGTGCCAGACTTGGGCGGGGACCCGCCGTCCACCGCCGTAATTGTCAAGTTGACTTCAGGCTGCTCCTCTCGGTCCAGGGGTTTGTTCAGCACCAGCTCAGCATATTTAGGCCCGTGGCTGCGGAAGCGGGTGTGCAGGTGGAAATACCCATTGGCACTCAGGGTGTAGTTCTGGAGACCGTTAAGGCCCACGTCCAGAGATCCTGGGCGCTCTGCAGAGGAAAACGTGAACCCAAGGGGGTGCTCTCCGGAATCTTTAAAAGCGGCTCCTTGTTTAGGAAAACTGGGGCATTGTCATTGATATCAAATACCCTGACCTCGGCCCGGAAGGACTGCAGCGGCTCCACCAGGACTATTTCAAAGTGCAGAACACACGGATCGGCTTTGCCACAAAGTGACTCCCGATCCAGTTTCTCCTTCACAAACAAATCTCCCGTCTTGCGGTGGAGCCGGAAATGCATTTTGTTGCCCTCGGAAACCAGCCGCGCCCCGCGCGCAGCCAGCTTCCCTACCTCCAGACCTAGGTCCTTAGCTACGTTGGCCACAAACGAGCCGCTCTCCATTTCCTCTGCCACTGAATAGCGGATAGTTGTCGCACCCCCCACAGATACgaacagaaaaatgagaagagatCCCACTTGCctgttttgcaaagattttctacGCGCACCCGCCATCAGTTCTCAAAAGCGCACTCTCTGCAATCAAAGCCAACTGTTGCGGATATACTTTCACTTTTCTGCAACAGGTTACTGCAACAGCTGCTCTCCGCTTCACTAGCCTCTAACTGCAGCACCACCAAAGGCTAGCCAAGCCCATTAAGCCGTTTTGCACTTGAAAGAAAATTTGCATTGAGCGACTCCACTCCCAGTCTAGCCAATGTATTAATAGATATGTTCTCATTCCGGAGAGTTAGGTAGAGGTTGAAAGTTTGTTGCCAACGCAACAACAGACTCACCTGCTAATtccctttcaggaaaaaaaaagtccttgggAATTGAGAAGCCAATGAGATTAGTCGTTCAAGCTGAAGTCATTCTATCTGCTAGCCGTCTGGAGCCACTGAAGCAGTGGGCAAACAGCAACAAGTTTAAGCTACATCTGCACGCTCTGCAGTCCATCCAGAGACCAAGAAAGAAGCACAAGGATCCTGCAGAGTCTTAAGGCCAAGCCAAATACATGAGGCAGGGAGCTGGAGAATGTGGAGGAAGTGGTCagtaggaaaaggaaagggaacaaACAGTCGTTCTCCTTCGGAAACTTGAGGTCCAGTAGGTACACTGACAGGGGACTAAGCCACCTAACCTCTTGATTTGCACTACGCTATCATGCTACTTCTACGTAtacactccccacccccaaatgtCTGTATACACGTGCACAAAGGGAGAAGCTGGCTTGTCACTTATGATTATAATGGCAGCAGTATTTATTGGATATGATTTCCAGGTACTGAGACTATGACAAGtgatttacatgcattatttaatttaatacttGCAACAACTGTATGGAGtagacattatttaaaaaaaaaaagacaaagaaagtgaGATGGGAGAGGTTATGTCAAGGTCCCCTACCTagcaaatgttaaaaataaaactcaatttaATTTTGTCTGACTCCCAAGTCTATGCTCTTAATCAGTACACTACTCTGCTTCCCAGATAATATAATGAATAAATCaaatgaagataaatatttggttttggattttaaagcaaataaaataagattgCTTACACATATTGAAAATGGCCTAATAGAAATACAGGAGATATTTGTTGAGAGTTTCCTTTATGATCATAGGATAATAGAATGTTTAATAAGACATTTCAGAAAGATGAGATCCAGTCTCCTTCTCACCCACcctccactttaaaaaaaaaaaaaaaaaaacagtgtggagccaagatggccgaataggaacagctccggtctccagctcccagccccagcgacacagaagacgggtgatttctgcatttctgcttgaggtaccggtttcatctcactagggagtgcctaacagtgggtgcaggacagtcggtgaagcgcactgtgcgtgagccgaagcaggacgaggcattgcctcactcgggaagcgcaaggggtcagggagttccctttcctagtcaaagaaaggggaaacagacggcacctggaatatcgggtcagtcccatcctaatactgtgcttttccaacgggcctggaaaacggcacactaggagattgtgtcccgcacctggctcggagggtcctatgcccacggagtctcgctaattgctagcacagcagtctgagatcaagctgcgaggcggcagcgaggctgggggaggggcgcccgccattgcccaggcttgattaggtaaacaaagcagccaggaagctcgaactgggtggagcccaccacagctcaaggaggcctgcctgcctctgtaggctccacctctgggggcagggcacagacaaacaaaaactctgcaagaacttccacagacttaaatgtccctgtctgactgacagctttgaagagagtagtggttctcccagcacgcagctggagatctgagaacggtcagactgcctcctaaagtgggtccctcacccctgagcagcctaactgggaggcacccccccagtagggacagactgacacttcattcaacccggtacttctctgagacaaaactttcagaggaactatcagacagctgaatttgtggtctcacgaaaatccgctgttctgcagccaccgctgctgacacccagccaaacagggtctggagtgacctctagtaaactccaacagacctgcagctgagggtcctgtctggtagaaggaaaactaacaaacagaaaggacatccacaccaaaaacccatctgtacatcaccatcatcaaagacaaaaagtagataaaaccacaaagatggggaaaaaacagaccaaaaaaactggaaactctaaacagcacctctcctcctccaaaggaacgcagttcctcaccagcaacggaacaaagctggatggaggatgactttgatgagttgagagaagaaggcttcagacgatcaaactactctgagctacgagaggaaattcaaaacaacagcaaagaagttaaaaactttgaaaaaaaattagaagaatggataactagaataaccaatggagagaagggcttcaaggagctgatggagctgaaagccaagtttcgagaactacgcgaagattgcagaagcctcagtagcagatgcgatcaactggaagaaagggtatcgctgatggaagatgaaatgaatgaaatgaagagagaagggaagtttagagaaaaaaggataaaaagaaatgaacaaagcctccaagaaatttgggactatgtgaaaagaccaaacctacgtctgattggtgtacctgaaaatgatggggagaatggagccaagttggaaaacactctgcaagatattatccaggagaacttccccaatctagcaaggcaggccagcattcagattcaggaaatacagagaacgccacaaagatactcctcgagaagggcaactccaagacacattattgtcagattcaccatcgaggctaggaagaaactataacaactaacaagcaaaataaccaactaacatcataatgacaggatcagattcacacataacaatattaacgtttaatgtaaatgggctaaatgctccaatcaaaagacacagactggcaaactggataaggagtcaggacccatcagtgtgctatattcaggaaacccatctcacgtgcagagacacacatagactcaaaataaagggatggaggaagatctatcaagcaactggaaaacaaaaaaaggcaggggttgcaatcctagtctctgataaaatagactttaaaccaacaaagatcagaagagacaaagaaggccattacataatggtaaagggatcaattcaacaagaagagctaactatcctaaatatatatgcacccaacacaggagcacccagattcataaagcaagtcctgagtgacctacaaagggacttaaactcccacacaataatgggagattttaacaccccactgtcagcattagacagatcaacgagacaaagttaacaaggatatccaggaattgaactcagctctacataaagtggacctaatagacatctacagaactctccaccccaagtcaa from Nomascus leucogenys isolate Asia chromosome 2, Asia_NLE_v1, whole genome shotgun sequence encodes the following:
- the PCDHB1 gene encoding LOW QUALITY PROTEIN: protocadherin beta-1 (The sequence of the model RefSeq protein was modified relative to this genomic sequence to represent the inferred CDS: deleted 2 bases in 1 codon), whose translation is MAGARRKSLQNRQVGSLLIFLFVSVGGATTIRYSVAEEMESGSFVANVAKDLGLEVGKLAARGARLVSEGNKMHFRLHRKTGDLFVKEKLDRESLCGKADPCVLHFEIVLVEPLQSFRAEVRVFDINDNAPVFLNKEPLLKIPESTPLGSRFPLQSAQDLDVGLNGLQNYTLSANGYFHLHTRFRSHGPKYAELVLNKPLDREEQPEVNLTITAVDGGSPPKSGTAHIHVVVLDVNDHVPQFSRLVYRAQVSENSPNGSLVATVSAMDLDEGTNKAITYSLAQNSEAILKTFQIDPQTGEVRLRGPLDFEAIETYDIDIQATDGGGLSAHSKVLVEVVDVNDNPPEVMVSSVSSPLPEDSPPQTVVALFTIRDRDFQVGGKVTCFLREDLPFVIKPTFGNSYSLVTDRSLDREEVSGYNITLVAMDTGPPSLSTETMIEVLISDVNDNPPIFREDSYILTVRENNSPAVFIGKVHAEDLDLGENAQITYSLLPPKNGDLSVFAYISINSDNGKLYALRTMDYEAIQDFQFVVKATDGGFLSLSSQVTVRVVVLDDNDNRPMILYPLQNGTLPCNDLVPRSAEAGYLVTKVVAVDGDSGQNSWLSYHLLKATDLGLFSVQRQNGEIRTLRQISERDSMMQKLIILVQDHGQPALSTTVSLNILLVDGFSEPYLQFQDPIKHSRKVNPSTKYLIISLAILSFLFLLSVIVIFIIQVYQKIKYREKFTIREHFYDDCNFSNNLVQGRGNGSLSQPCPYEICSATGTGNSEFRFLKCFMPNFPFPHATGEIKTEAGSSLPPNSDRNTSRRSEGHDQVSNDYM